The genome window AGGGGGGACCCCCATCGCCGAGCTGCTGCCGTACGACAACAACGGCCCCGCGCTCGGCCTGCTGCCGGGCGCCCGCTGGCCGCGGATGCAGGTGGAGCTGGGACCGGTCTGGAGCCTGATGCTCTACACCGACGGGCTGATCGAGGGCCGGGTCGGGCAGGGCGGGGAGCGCCTGGGGCAGGACGGCATGGTGGAACTGGTCCGCCGTCGGCTGAGCGAGGGCCTGACGGGCGAGGAACTGCTGCGCGCGACGGTCAACGAGGTCCGCGACCTCAACGGTGGAGAGCTGGCGGACGACGTGGCGGTGGTCCTGCTCGACCGGGCGCCGTAAGCCACGACGGCAGGTCGGACCATGGCGGACCGCCGCCTACCGCTGCCCGCCGCGCACGAAACGCCCGGCGCAACACAGCCCATACACGGGCCGCCCGCCGTCTACCGCAGCCCCAGCCGCCCAGGGGCCGCCCGCCCTCTAACGCCCGCCGTTGTACGGTCCGTACGGACCGTCGCTGCTGCTCCCCCGGCGGCGACGGCCCCAGCCGCCGCCCGAGACCTGCTTGAGGGCGGGGCGGACGTCCACGAAGAACACGATCGTGGCGACGAGGCCGGCGAGCTGCAGGAAGAGCATCGGCACGAACAGGTTCACCGCGACCGCGATGCCGAGGATGATCAGCCAGAAGCCCTTGTTCTGCTTGTCGGCGGCGCGGTACGCGTCCTCCCGGTACAGCACGGCCATGGCCAGCGCCACCACGGCGAGCACCAGCATGGCGGTGAAGAGCAGCCACATCAGGCCGCCGAATGCCGTCATCAGCACAATGCCCACCACCCGAGTCGAGTCGTCTCTACGGCCAACCGTACCCGCCTGCGGCCACCGCGTACCCGTACAACGGGCCGGGCACCTCCGAAGTGCCCGGCCCGTCGTCCGTCATCGTCCGTCATCCGTCGCGTGGCCCCGCCGGGGCCACGCGTTCCTCATTTGGCCGGAGGCGTGGTCTTCTTCGCCACCGGCTTGCGGGCCGCCGGGGCCGTCTTCTTCGCCACCGGCTTCTTGTCCTCGGCGAACTCGGCCGTGGGGGCCTCGGCCGGCTTCGGCTCGGCCTTGACCTCGACCGGCTCGGGCTTGCCCTCGACGGCGACGGCCAGGTCCTCGATGCCCTCGGCGGCCTCGCCGCGCCAGGTCTTCACGGCCTGCTCGCCGTGCTCGGCGACCTTCTCGTAGGTCTCCCGAGCCTTGACCGCGTACTCGGCGGCGACGCCCACACCCCGCAGCGCGAGGTCCTGGGCGGTCTCGCCGAGCTTCTTCAGGTCGGCGTCCAGGCTGCTGCCGAACTTCTTGAGGTCCGAGTCGAGGCTGCCGATGAACTCGCCCACCTTGGCCTGGATGGTCGACTGCGTCTCCTTGACGCGGGCGCCGGCCTCCTTGGCGCGGGCCGCGGCCTTCTCCTGGACCGCCTTCGGGTCGGTGTTGCGGACGGCCTCGATGCGGGCCGGGGCCTCGGCCCGCAGCTGCTCGACCAGCGCGGGCACCTTCTTGGCCTGCTTCAGGGCCAGGTCGGCGGTGCCGGCGGCGAAGTAGAGCGGGGTGGGGTCGCTGAGGGTCTTGCGCAGGTCGTCGGTGATGGCCATGGGATGGTCCTCCCGTTTCGGCTTCGTTGAGGGTTTTGGGCGGTCCGCGGGACATCGAGCCGTCCCGGTGGTCCGGTCGCTGTCCGTGGCGTGGTCCCGGTGGTCCCGGTGTCCGGGTCAGCCGGCTGCCTGCCGCGGACCGGCATCGCTGCCGTCGGCCGTGCGGGGGCCGGCGTCGGCGGTGTCCTGGGCGTCGTTCATGCCGTGCGCCTCCTGAGACTGCTGAGCCTCCCGAGTCCGAGCCTCATGAACCGCCTGACCATCCTCGTCGGCCGCGCCCGCCCGGGTGACCTCGAAGCCGTTCTCCTTGCGGAACGACTCGTAGATCTGCAGCAGCACCTGCTTCTGCCGCTCGGTCAGCGTGGGATCGGCGAGGATGACGGCACGCGTCTCCACCTCGTCCCGGTCCCGCTCGGCGTCGAGGATGCCGGCGCGCACGTACAGCGTCTCGGCGGAGATCCGCAGCGCCTTGGCGACCTGCTGGAGCACCTCCGCGCTCGGCTTGCGCAGCCCGCGCTCGATCTGGCTCAGGTACGGATTGGACACGCCGGCGGCGTCGGCGAGCTGCCTGAGCGACAGCTGCGCGTTGCGGCGCTGCTCACGCAGGTACTCACCGAGGTTGCCGACGTTCAGCGATGCCATGCCTCTACCTTGCCCCATGAGCGCTAACAATTGCAAGCACCCGCTTGCAAAAGTGCGCCACGTCACGGGAAGGGGATCGCCATCGCCGTGCGGCGTGTCACACCACCGCCGTCCATCCCACACCCGCCGCGCCCGGGACCGTGGGAGGCGCCGGTGCGCGGACGGGTGACGTCATGAGACGGAGTGACGTCATAAACCGTTGGCGCCGGGTCGCGTACCCCGATAACGTGCGGCCCATGACTGCCGGGTCGGCCTTGGGCCGTTCACGAGTGGGGCACCCGGCCTCCGAGTGAGGCGGGGGCGGGCGAGAGGCCCGCCGTTCTCCTTCTGTTCCGACGCGTATCCCATCCCACCACGCCGAACAGAAGAAGGCAGCGACAGCAGAGCATGCCCAACCCCTTCAACCAGCAGATCATCGACGAGTTCCGCGCCCACCGGGGCCGCGTGGGCGGCCCCTTCGAGAGCGCCCGGTTACTGCTCCTCACCACCACCGGCGCCCGCACCGGCACCCCGCACACCACCCCCCTCGGCTACTACCCCGACGGCGGCGAGCGCGTCCTCGTGATCGCCTCGGCCGGGGGCGCGCCGCGGCACCCCGACTGGTTCCACAACCTCGTGGCGCAACCCCAGGTCACCGTGGAGACGGGCGTGTTCACCTACGAGGCGACCGCGGTCGTCCTGGACCGCGCCGCGCGCGACGAGGCGTTCGCCCGCGCCGTCGAGTCGAACCCCGGCTGGGCCGAGTACCAGGCGAAGACGGACCGTGTCATCCCGGTCGTCGCCCTCCGGGAGAATCCGAGGCCGGGCCCGCCGCGCATCGAGGCATCCTCTCCGGGTGAGGCCATCAGGGCGGTCCATGACGTCTTCCGCCGCGAGCTGGCCCTGATCAGGAAGGAGTTCGCGGCCTCGGGAGGCGGCCCCGCCCTGGGCGCCCAGCTCCGGATCAACTGCCTGACCCTCTGCAAGGGGCTGGGCAACCACCACGCCGGCGAGGACGTCACCCTGTTCCCGTCCCTCGAAGGCCGCCACCCCGAGCTGGCACCGGCCTTCGACCGGCTGCGCCGCGAACACGAGCGGATCGCCGCCCTCCTGGACGACCTGCGCCGGGTCGTGTCGGCACCCGACGTGGACCGGGCCGGTGCCCTGCCCGAGGTGGAACGCCTCACCGACGAGCTGGAGGCGCATCTGACGTACGAGGAGGCACAGTTGGCAGCCGTACTGCGCTGATCAGCTGCGGCTGAGCCGCCCCTCCGTACATCCGGAGACACCCTGGTGGGTCACAGCGGTCATATGAGCAGCCAGGCTCACCAGGGAACGGGCGTGTGCGCACCCCATGCAGACGGGACACCGCCCAGGTAGGGACCACATACAGGCGGGGCACCGCCCGGGTGGCGACCACACAGGCGGGACACCGCCCGAGTAGCGACCACATACAGGCGGTACACGCCACGGAGCTGCACCTCTGCGATCGCGGGGGGGGGCGGCGGCAACCACGTGGTCCTGCTCCAGGCGGCATCCCTCGCCCCCTCCCCCGTGCAGAAGCGCCCGGCGTCAGGTCAGACGTCCACCCAGAGCCCGGCCGTCCGCCCGCGTCCGTGGTCACCATGCGGGAGTGCACGGGCAAGATGAGGGTTCGCCGTCAGTTTGGCGGGAAGCCCCAGCGCGGCCGTGGCTTGGAACAGGGTCATCGCGTACGTGTCCACCGCCCGGCGGACGTTGGGGGCGTCCAGGCCGTCGCCGGTCACGAGACGGTCGAGATCGACGTACGCCGAGCGGACGACCTCCATCCACCGGTAGACCCGCCAGTCGTCCTGCCAGCCCTTGGTGCAGTCCTCCGGCAGCCGTTCGGACCAGCGTGCGAACAGCCGCTCCCGGATCTCGGGA of Streptomyces cynarae contains these proteins:
- a CDS encoding DUF2516 family protein, with protein sequence MLMTAFGGLMWLLFTAMLVLAVVALAMAVLYREDAYRAADKQNKGFWLIILGIAVAVNLFVPMLFLQLAGLVATIVFFVDVRPALKQVSGGGWGRRRRGSSSDGPYGPYNGGR
- a CDS encoding helix-turn-helix domain-containing protein; this translates as MASLNVGNLGEYLREQRRNAQLSLRQLADAAGVSNPYLSQIERGLRKPSAEVLQQVAKALRISAETLYVRAGILDAERDRDEVETRAVILADPTLTERQKQVLLQIYESFRKENGFEVTRAGAADEDGQAVHEARTREAQQSQEAHGMNDAQDTADAGPRTADGSDAGPRQAAG
- a CDS encoding nitroreductase/quinone reductase family protein; amino-acid sequence: MPNPFNQQIIDEFRAHRGRVGGPFESARLLLLTTTGARTGTPHTTPLGYYPDGGERVLVIASAGGAPRHPDWFHNLVAQPQVTVETGVFTYEATAVVLDRAARDEAFARAVESNPGWAEYQAKTDRVIPVVALRENPRPGPPRIEASSPGEAIRAVHDVFRRELALIRKEFAASGGGPALGAQLRINCLTLCKGLGNHHAGEDVTLFPSLEGRHPELAPAFDRLRREHERIAALLDDLRRVVSAPDVDRAGALPEVERLTDELEAHLTYEEAQLAAVLR